From Flavobacterium arcticum, the proteins below share one genomic window:
- the ccoG gene encoding cytochrome c oxidase accessory protein CcoG, translating to MAAQMDEGFRDTIGTIDEEGKRSWLYPKKPSGKFYKYRKWVSYFLLTFLVLAPFVKINGNQFLMFNILERRFNIFGFPFWPQDFHLFVISMIIGVVFVALFTVAFGRIFCGWICPQTIFLEMVFRRIEYWIEGDRNAQIKLEKMEWNATKIRKKALKWSIFFVISFGIANVFLAYLVGSDKLIAMVEDGPTEHWGNIIALLIFTGVFYFIFAWFREQVCIIACPYGRLQGVLLDNKSIIVAYDHVRGEAEAGRGRIVKNEDRAATGKGDCIDCKLCVHVCPTGIDIRNGTQLECTNCTACIDECNTVMEKVGLPKGLIRYASEDEITKKEKFKFNARMKGYTAVLFILFGVFSGMLFLRNDVEATVLRLPGQLYQHKGENISNVFTYKIVNKTTKDFDDVYFKLVKPDGEIKMVGNKTFTVPKEGLAQGTLFIEINPAFLKGDKTVITLEVYNGDRLIETETTNFLGPRTFN from the coding sequence ATGGCAGCACAAATGGATGAGGGATTTCGTGACACGATAGGCACGATTGATGAAGAAGGTAAACGATCTTGGCTTTATCCTAAAAAGCCATCGGGAAAGTTTTATAAGTACAGAAAATGGGTTAGCTATTTTTTATTAACCTTTTTAGTTTTAGCCCCTTTTGTTAAGATAAACGGTAACCAGTTCCTTATGTTTAACATATTGGAACGTAGGTTTAATATTTTTGGATTTCCATTTTGGCCACAAGATTTTCACCTTTTTGTTATCTCTATGATAATAGGGGTGGTATTCGTAGCCTTATTTACAGTAGCCTTTGGGCGTATATTTTGTGGTTGGATATGTCCGCAAACTATATTTCTAGAAATGGTTTTTAGACGTATAGAATACTGGATTGAAGGCGACAGAAATGCACAAATAAAGCTCGAAAAAATGGAGTGGAATGCCACTAAGATTAGAAAAAAGGCATTAAAATGGAGTATATTCTTTGTCATCTCATTTGGTATAGCCAATGTGTTTCTTGCTTATCTTGTAGGTAGTGATAAACTCATAGCAATGGTAGAAGATGGTCCTACAGAGCACTGGGGTAATATAATAGCTTTATTGATATTTACAGGTGTTTTCTATTTTATTTTCGCTTGGTTTAGAGAGCAGGTTTGCATCATTGCTTGTCCTTATGGTAGGCTGCAAGGAGTATTACTCGATAATAAATCGATTATTGTAGCTTATGATCATGTAAGAGGAGAAGCAGAAGCAGGGCGTGGCAGAATTGTTAAAAACGAAGATCGTGCAGCAACTGGCAAAGGCGATTGTATAGATTGTAAATTATGTGTACACGTGTGTCCTACAGGTATTGATATAAGGAATGGTACTCAACTGGAATGTACTAACTGTACTGCTTGTATAGATGAGTGCAACACTGTAATGGAAAAAGTAGGTTTGCCTAAAGGACTTATACGCTATGCGAGTGAAGATGAAATAACCAAGAAAGAAAAATTTAAGTTTAATGCCAGAATGAAAGGCTATACAGCCGTATTGTTTATTTTGTTTGGGGTGTTCTCTGGAATGTTGTTTTTAAGAAATGATGTCGAGGCAACAGTTTTGCGACTTCCAGGACAACTATATCAGCATAAAGGCGAGAATATAAGCAATGTATTTACTTATAAAATAGTAAATAAGACAACTAAAGATTTTGATGATGTTTACTTTAAACTGGTAAAACCAGATGGTGAAATAAAAATGGTAGGTAATAAAACATTTACTGTGCCTAAAGAAGGGTTAGCGCAGGGCACACTTTTTATAGAAATAAATCCTGCTTTCTTAAAAGGGGATAAAACAGTAATTACGCTTGAGGTATATAATGGAGATAGGCTTATAGAAACAGAAACAACAAACTTTTTAGGACCTCGCACATTTAATTAA
- a CDS encoding cbb3-type cytochrome c oxidase N-terminal domain-containing protein, with amino-acid sequence MKKLIPVYVRVPVLFTLVFLALEYFIDSGDKPAFLKYPMVSIFLFVFLFIQIAIEIVISAMDKITYAILTDEQKKKLAEEEAKGIEDSEWYKKLKIFFGKPKQEEDEGALLLDHDYDGIKELDNVLPPWWVYLFYGTVLFAVIYLVRFHIYGDYTQKEEFETEMAEARLAVEEYKKTAKDLVDANTVTLLTDAGDLAQGKTIFETNCAACHRADGGGGIGPNLTDEFWVLGGGIKNVFHTISEGGRDGKGMVAWKGTLKPSEIQLVASYVLSLQGTNPADAKAPDGEIWKEEGVENTEEDTEETNATEEVKTEQGADVALN; translated from the coding sequence ATGAAAAAATTAATTCCTGTATATGTAAGGGTACCTGTTCTTTTTACCTTGGTATTTCTGGCTTTAGAATATTTTATAGACTCAGGAGATAAACCTGCATTCTTAAAATATCCAATGGTATCAATATTCCTGTTTGTATTTCTATTCATACAAATAGCTATAGAAATTGTTATTAGTGCTATGGATAAGATAACCTATGCTATACTTACTGATGAGCAGAAGAAAAAACTGGCAGAAGAAGAAGCTAAAGGGATAGAGGATAGCGAATGGTATAAAAAATTAAAAATATTTTTCGGGAAACCTAAACAAGAAGAAGATGAAGGCGCTCTTTTATTAGATCATGACTATGATGGTATTAAAGAGCTCGATAATGTGTTACCGCCATGGTGGGTGTACCTTTTTTATGGTACGGTACTATTTGCAGTTATCTATTTAGTACGATTCCATATCTATGGCGATTATACTCAAAAAGAAGAGTTTGAAACAGAAATGGCAGAAGCTAGACTTGCTGTAGAAGAGTATAAAAAAACTGCTAAAGATCTTGTTGATGCCAATACAGTTACACTGCTTACAGATGCTGGAGACTTAGCACAAGGTAAAACCATATTTGAAACAAACTGTGCAGCTTGTCACAGAGCTGATGGTGGTGGTGGTATTGGTCCTAACCTTACAGATGAGTTCTGGGTGCTAGGCGGAGGTATTAAAAATGTATTTCACACAATTTCAGAAGGCGGTAGAGATGGTAAGGGTATGGTGGCATGGAAAGGTACTCTAAAACCATCTGAAATACAACTGGTAGCAAGTTATGTACTCTCTTTACAAGGTACAAACCCAGCAGATGCTAAAGCTCCTGATGGAGAAATTTGGAAAGAAGAAGGTGTAGAAAATACTGAAGAAGATACAGAAGAGACTAATGCTACAGAAGAAGTTAAAACTGAGCAAGGTGCTGATGTAGCACTAAACTAA
- a CDS encoding CcoQ/FixQ family Cbb3-type cytochrome c oxidase assembly chaperone, whose amino-acid sequence MLKFIKHNMDTISGIEIYPIISLLIFFIFFVGLYTWVFTYKKEKIDEMNHLPFSDEKDDNQKFNH is encoded by the coding sequence ATGCTAAAGTTTATAAAACATAATATGGATACTATCTCTGGTATAGAGATTTATCCGATAATATCGCTACTTATATTCTTTATCTTTTTTGTAGGGCTATACACTTGGGTGTTTACTTATAAAAAAGAAAAAATAGATGAGATGAACCATTTACCTTTTTCTGACGAGAAAGATGATAACCAAAAGTTTAACCATTAA
- the ccoN gene encoding cytochrome-c oxidase, cbb3-type subunit I: MEVQQFYYDNKIVKKFLYACIVFGVVGMSVGLLIATMYLFPNLTDGISWLSYGRLRPLHTNAVIFAFVGNAIFAGVYYSLQRLLKARMYSDFLSNVNFWGWQLIIVAAAISLPLGYTSSKEYAELEWPIDIAIAIIWVAFGVNMIGTILKRRERHMYVAIWFYLATFVTVAVLHIFNSLSIPVSGMKSYSVYAGVQDALVQWWYGHNAVAFFLTTPFLGLMYYFVPKAANRPVYSYKLSIIHFWSLIFIYIWAGPHHLLYSALPDWAQNLGVAFSIMLLAPSWGGMINGLLTLRGSWDKVRTDPVLKFFVVAITGYGMATFEGPMLSLKNVNSIAHFTDWIVAHVHVGALAWNGFLTFGMIYWLIPRMTKTSLYSIKLANFHFWIGTLGIILYALPMYVAGFAQASMWKQFNPDGTLVYGNFLETVHAIMPMYWMRAIGGTLFIIGLFVLVYNIIMTIRQGQAIKDELAEAPALQKISKRRLKGEKFHPWLERKPIQLTILATIAILIGGIIQIVPTIMVKSNIPTISSVKPYTPLELEGRDLYIREGCVGCHSQMIRPFRSEVERYGEYSKSGEYVYDHPFLWGSKRTGPDLMRIGGKYSDNWHFNHMWDPQSTSAGSIMPGYKWLFDNEKMDYSDTQKKMEVMVQLGVPYTDEDIANALKSIDEQSAKIEANLHNDPDFVKSYEDSKKAAIARGEEFVPMKEREITALIAYLQRLGTDIKIKHTTTDNDNSK, from the coding sequence ATGGAAGTGCAGCAATTTTATTACGACAATAAAATAGTTAAAAAGTTCCTCTATGCCTGTATTGTATTCGGCGTAGTAGGAATGTCAGTTGGTTTATTGATAGCAACAATGTATTTGTTTCCTAATTTAACCGACGGTATATCATGGCTTAGCTATGGTAGGTTAAGACCTTTACATACTAATGCAGTAATATTTGCCTTTGTGGGTAATGCTATTTTTGCAGGGGTATATTATTCTTTACAACGTTTGCTAAAAGCACGTATGTACAGTGATTTTTTAAGTAATGTAAACTTTTGGGGTTGGCAGCTTATTATTGTCGCCGCAGCTATATCACTTCCGTTAGGATATACTTCTTCTAAAGAATATGCCGAGTTAGAATGGCCTATAGATATTGCCATTGCTATTATATGGGTAGCCTTTGGGGTAAACATGATAGGTACAATATTAAAAAGAAGAGAGCGTCATATGTATGTCGCTATATGGTTCTACTTGGCTACGTTTGTAACGGTAGCAGTACTACATATATTTAATAGCCTTTCTATTCCTGTAAGCGGAATGAAAAGTTACTCAGTATATGCAGGTGTACAAGATGCATTAGTACAGTGGTGGTATGGGCATAATGCAGTAGCGTTTTTCCTTACAACACCATTCTTAGGGCTTATGTATTATTTTGTGCCTAAGGCGGCTAATAGACCAGTATATTCATATAAGCTTTCTATTATTCACTTTTGGTCGCTAATATTTATTTATATATGGGCAGGACCTCACCATTTATTATACTCTGCTTTACCAGACTGGGCACAAAACTTAGGAGTAGCATTCTCTATAATGCTTTTGGCGCCATCTTGGGGTGGTATGATTAACGGACTGCTTACGCTTAGAGGATCTTGGGATAAAGTACGAACAGACCCTGTTTTAAAATTCTTTGTAGTAGCTATTACGGGTTATGGTATGGCAACTTTTGAAGGCCCTATGCTTTCACTTAAAAATGTGAACTCTATTGCTCACTTTACCGACTGGATTGTTGCTCACGTACACGTTGGTGCATTGGCTTGGAATGGTTTCTTAACCTTTGGTATGATATATTGGTTAATACCGCGAATGACAAAAACCAGTTTATACTCTATAAAGTTAGCTAATTTTCATTTCTGGATAGGTACACTAGGTATTATACTTTATGCATTACCTATGTATGTGGCAGGATTTGCACAAGCAAGTATGTGGAAACAGTTTAACCCAGATGGAACGTTAGTATATGGTAACTTTTTAGAAACAGTACACGCTATTATGCCAATGTATTGGATGCGTGCCATAGGAGGTACATTGTTTATAATAGGATTATTTGTATTAGTATATAATATTATAATGACTATAAGACAAGGTCAGGCCATAAAAGATGAACTTGCCGAAGCTCCAGCATTACAAAAAATAAGTAAGAGAAGACTTAAAGGAGAGAAATTCCACCCTTGGTTAGAAAGAAAACCAATACAGCTTACTATACTAGCTACTATAGCTATACTTATAGGAGGTATTATACAAATTGTACCTACTATAATGGTAAAATCTAACATACCAACCATATCTAGTGTTAAGCCTTATACACCACTAGAGCTTGAAGGTCGCGACTTATATATAAGAGAAGGTTGTGTAGGTTGTCACTCTCAAATGATCAGACCTTTTAGAAGCGAAGTAGAACGTTATGGAGAGTACTCTAAATCTGGAGAGTATGTATACGATCACCCATTCTTATGGGGCTCTAAACGAACAGGTCCCGATTTAATGCGAATAGGTGGTAAGTATAGCGATAACTGGCACTTTAACCACATGTGGGATCCACAAAGTACATCTGCTGGGTCAATAATGCCAGGTTACAAATGGCTGTTTGATAATGAGAAAATGGATTACTCTGATACTCAAAAGAAAATGGAAGTAATGGTACAGCTTGGAGTACCTTATACTGATGAGGATATTGCTAATGCTCTGAAATCTATCGACGAACAGTCAGCCAAGATAGAAGCTAACCTGCATAACGATCCTGATTTTGTAAAAAGCTACGAAGACAGTAAAAAAGCTGCTATTGCAAGAGGTGAAGAGTTTGTACCAATGAAAGAGAGAGAAATCACAGCGCTTATTGCTTACCTGCAACGCTTAGGTACAGATATTAAAATAAAACACACAACTACTGATAATGATAATTCTAAATAA
- the ccoS gene encoding cbb3-type cytochrome oxidase assembly protein CcoS produces MSVIYLLISISIVVAVGFLLAFIKAVKSGQYDDDYTPSVRMLFDDELKKTKTKTKIK; encoded by the coding sequence ATGAGCGTAATCTATTTATTAATTTCCATCAGTATCGTAGTGGCTGTTGGTTTTTTGTTAGCCTTTATAAAGGCTGTAAAAAGCGGACAGTATGACGATGACTATACCCCTTCCGTCAGAATGCTTTTTGACGATGAATTAAAGAAAACAAAAACAAAAACCAAAATTAAATAA
- a CDS encoding heavy metal translocating P-type ATPase produces MDTKNCFHCGLNIDVKEEIIFDEKSFCCNGCKTVYEIFSTNGLSCYYDFENAPGATPQDIKGKYDFLDNEAIAAKLLDFKEEDTHIATLYIPHIHCSSCIWILENLNQLQEGVSSSQVNFSKKKVRIVFNPNQITLKAIVHVLSSIGYEPYISLENYEGKKKDVNRELTYKLGVAFFCFGNVMLLSFPEYFDVDDFWLDKYKGFFRWLIFGLSLPSFLYAASGYYVSAWKSIRSGMLNIDVPIALGLIVMFIRSTVDIVFGYGQGFFDSLTGLVFFMLLGRLFQQKTYNFLSFERDFKSYFPIAVTKITADKEEVSCPVYDIEKGDRLLIRNQELIPVDGILISEETAIDYSFVTGEAIPISKKSGDKIFAGGRQTGKVIEMEVLSSVSQSYLTQLWSNDVFAKKDNHTYKTLTDTISRYFTPAILTLAIATFLYWIFIDVNTAFTVFTAVLIVACPCALALSAPFTLGNVLRIMGKRKLYLKNATVIEQMAKIDTLVFDKTGTITTNKKSLIVFEGSPLNDMEFIALKNLLRGSNHPLSRRLYDFLPAQSIILVHDFEEITGQGIQGRVGDYFIKIGSAHFVGQDLAPSFQTNVHIAINGSYKGKYVFNNQYREGLETLFETLSKNYKLKILSGDNEGEREALTKLLPIGTELIFNQKPEDKLVFIENLQQQGSNVMMIGDGLNDAGALAQSDVGISISENVNVFSPACDGILDAGEFSNLSYFLDYSKKAVKTIKMSFALSLLYNAVGLSFAVAGKLSPLAAAILMPLSTITIVSFVTVTSNYYAKKCKKAV; encoded by the coding sequence ATGGATACTAAAAATTGTTTCCATTGTGGGTTAAATATAGATGTTAAAGAAGAAATTATTTTTGACGAAAAGTCGTTTTGTTGTAACGGTTGTAAAACTGTATATGAAATATTTAGTACCAACGGACTTTCTTGTTATTATGATTTTGAAAATGCACCTGGAGCAACTCCACAGGATATAAAAGGCAAATATGATTTTCTTGATAACGAAGCTATAGCAGCAAAACTTCTTGATTTTAAAGAAGAGGACACTCATATAGCTACCTTATACATTCCGCATATACATTGTAGTTCTTGTATATGGATACTCGAAAATTTAAATCAACTTCAAGAGGGAGTAAGCAGTTCTCAGGTAAATTTTTCTAAGAAAAAAGTACGCATTGTATTTAACCCCAATCAAATTACATTAAAAGCTATAGTTCATGTACTAAGTTCCATTGGTTATGAACCTTATATAAGCCTTGAAAATTATGAAGGTAAAAAGAAAGATGTTAACCGCGAACTTACATACAAATTAGGTGTAGCATTTTTTTGCTTTGGTAATGTAATGTTACTTTCTTTTCCTGAATATTTTGATGTAGATGATTTTTGGCTAGATAAATATAAAGGCTTTTTCCGTTGGCTTATTTTCGGACTATCATTACCGTCATTCCTGTATGCTGCGAGTGGCTATTATGTTTCTGCATGGAAAAGTATCCGTTCTGGAATGCTTAATATAGATGTACCTATAGCGTTAGGGCTTATAGTAATGTTTATAAGGAGTACCGTTGATATTGTTTTTGGTTACGGGCAAGGTTTTTTTGATAGCCTTACAGGGCTGGTGTTCTTTATGCTACTAGGAAGACTGTTTCAACAAAAAACATATAATTTCCTCTCATTCGAGCGTGATTTTAAATCATATTTCCCTATTGCAGTAACTAAAATTACCGCTGATAAAGAAGAGGTTTCATGCCCTGTATATGATATTGAGAAAGGCGATAGACTACTTATTCGTAATCAGGAGTTGATACCTGTAGATGGTATATTAATAAGCGAAGAAACTGCTATTGACTACAGTTTTGTAACGGGCGAAGCTATACCGATAAGTAAAAAATCGGGCGATAAGATATTTGCAGGTGGTAGGCAAACGGGTAAAGTTATAGAAATGGAAGTACTAAGCTCGGTATCTCAAAGCTACCTCACACAATTGTGGAGTAACGATGTGTTTGCCAAAAAAGACAATCATACCTATAAAACCCTTACCGATACTATTAGCAGATATTTTACCCCTGCTATACTTACATTAGCAATAGCTACTTTTTTATACTGGATTTTTATAGATGTAAATACTGCTTTTACTGTATTTACGGCAGTGCTTATTGTGGCATGCCCCTGTGCATTAGCACTAAGTGCACCTTTTACTTTGGGTAATGTGTTACGTATTATGGGTAAGCGAAAGCTGTACTTAAAAAACGCCACTGTAATAGAACAAATGGCAAAAATAGACACTCTTGTTTTCGATAAAACAGGCACTATTACTACTAATAAAAAATCATTAATAGTTTTTGAAGGTTCGCCGCTTAACGATATGGAGTTCATAGCACTTAAAAACTTATTGCGAGGTTCTAATCACCCTTTAAGTAGACGACTCTATGACTTTTTGCCAGCACAAAGTATAATACTTGTTCATGATTTTGAAGAGATAACAGGACAAGGTATACAGGGCAGAGTAGGAGATTATTTTATAAAAATAGGATCGGCTCATTTTGTGGGGCAAGATTTAGCGCCATCATTTCAAACTAATGTACACATTGCTATAAATGGTAGTTATAAAGGCAAATATGTATTTAATAACCAATATCGTGAAGGTCTTGAAACACTTTTCGAAACACTAAGTAAAAACTATAAGCTAAAAATATTATCGGGAGATAATGAAGGAGAACGAGAAGCATTAACAAAGTTACTGCCAATAGGGACAGAGTTGATTTTTAACCAAAAACCCGAAGATAAGCTTGTTTTTATAGAAAACCTGCAACAACAAGGTAGTAATGTAATGATGATAGGCGATGGGCTTAACGATGCTGGAGCACTGGCACAAAGTGATGTAGGGATTTCTATTTCAGAGAATGTAAATGTTTTCTCTCCTGCCTGCGATGGCATACTCGATGCAGGAGAGTTTAGTAACCTGAGTTATTTTCTGGATTACTCTAAAAAAGCAGTAAAAACCATCAAAATGAGTTTTGCACTTTCACTACTGTATAATGCTGTGGGGCTATCTTTTGCAGTGGCCGGGAAGCTATCGCCGCTTGCAGCAGCTATACTTATGCCGCTTAGTACCATTACCATAGTGAGCTTTGTAACGGTGACCAGTAATTATTATGCAAAAAAGTGTAAAAAAGCAGTATAG
- a CDS encoding GAF domain-containing protein has translation MNDIEHFESSPFNIKISFHKVLENLEEIAASDIDYRSDYAKALLRHTEPFPELREGITDPKELDKHKVLIQNLLADLFPTALTKNEIKAATIPFYNITFNYTERLRSIMDNAGTDFDMSIRDFNDHEFYIMGCCLILNSYYGYHFDFNRPLFYDIPDAEGIMKHYRILYNADFVEILPTEKSVKITKEDVKLLMDNFSNLELWKEKFPEKSWTLKGFGIVSFFDATIESAISNLKSNLLKADDLDKDNMKGNQQDIFRSIYKIPDLKIGFTEANIEDNIFKVAPFDGIESYILKDGTEINCSAVFCGNSLKKIIEDHSYFVISDVENYICNNNGDIGFAEHLLSQGIKSCILAPLIKNDTLMGIIELVSSRPGELNSINANKLAYILPFLTDKIDSYYSELQNQVDAIIQKEYTAIHHSVYWKFREEALRHINNGNDKNSTYKEIVFKEIYPLYGQIDVKGSSTARNESTEQDLVKQIERLLSLFRYIFKIEKLPLMEQHIYELENMEDKIKDGLQADSEAIIQNYIKLEVHPLLEHFDSVKPEIHQHIDNYFKTLDGKVKMVYDSRKNFDEALSIINKHLAEVLDKKQIEAQKFYPHYYERFKTDGVEHNLYIGASIAPKQPYNPLYLENLRLWQLQAMCEMENEYYKLNPILPYQLDVTSLILVFSSPISIRFRMDEKRFDVDGTYNARYEVVKKRIDKSNIKGTNERITEKGKITIVYSQKQEEIEYRRYIKFLQHRNLVDTAIEQFEVEDLQGVTGLKALRISLIYSLEKTSETTYSYDDLLKELADVEINK, from the coding sequence ATGAATGATATAGAGCACTTTGAAAGCAGCCCATTTAACATAAAAATTTCTTTTCATAAGGTTTTAGAAAATCTTGAAGAAATTGCTGCGTCGGATATTGATTATAGATCTGACTATGCAAAAGCATTACTCCGCCATACAGAGCCTTTCCCTGAGCTACGTGAAGGTATCACCGATCCGAAAGAACTTGACAAGCACAAAGTGTTAATACAAAATTTATTAGCAGATCTTTTTCCTACTGCGCTTACCAAAAATGAAATTAAAGCCGCGACAATACCTTTTTATAATATTACTTTTAATTATACCGAAAGACTACGTAGCATTATGGATAATGCCGGAACGGATTTCGATATGAGTATAAGAGACTTTAATGATCATGAGTTTTATATAATGGGATGCTGTCTTATTCTTAATAGCTATTATGGTTATCATTTTGATTTTAATAGACCTCTTTTTTATGACATTCCAGATGCCGAAGGCATTATGAAACATTACAGAATTTTATATAATGCTGATTTTGTTGAAATTTTACCTACCGAAAAATCGGTGAAAATAACAAAAGAAGATGTAAAGTTATTAATGGATAACTTTAGTAACCTTGAGTTATGGAAAGAAAAGTTTCCTGAAAAAAGCTGGACATTAAAAGGTTTTGGTATTGTATCGTTTTTTGATGCTACTATAGAGAGCGCTATCTCTAACTTAAAAAGCAACTTACTTAAAGCAGATGACCTTGATAAAGACAATATGAAAGGAAATCAGCAAGACATATTTCGATCTATATATAAAATTCCCGATTTAAAAATTGGGTTTACAGAAGCAAATATTGAAGATAATATTTTTAAAGTTGCTCCTTTTGATGGTATTGAAAGTTATATATTAAAAGATGGTACCGAAATAAACTGTAGTGCTGTTTTTTGTGGTAACTCATTAAAAAAAATTATTGAAGACCATAGTTATTTTGTAATATCTGATGTAGAAAATTATATATGCAATAATAATGGCGATATAGGTTTTGCAGAGCATTTACTCTCACAAGGTATAAAAAGTTGCATATTAGCTCCGCTTATAAAAAATGACACCCTTATGGGTATCATAGAGCTAGTATCTTCTAGACCAGGCGAGCTCAATAGTATTAATGCTAACAAGCTGGCTTATATATTACCTTTTCTTACAGACAAGATAGATAGCTACTACTCTGAGTTGCAAAACCAAGTAGACGCAATTATTCAAAAAGAATATACAGCAATACACCATAGTGTTTACTGGAAGTTTCGTGAAGAAGCATTACGCCACATAAACAACGGGAACGATAAAAACAGTACTTATAAAGAAATTGTTTTTAAAGAAATCTATCCGCTTTATGGACAAATAGACGTTAAAGGTTCTTCTACCGCTCGAAACGAGTCTACAGAGCAAGATCTTGTAAAACAAATAGAACGATTACTATCTCTTTTCCGTTATATTTTTAAGATTGAAAAATTGCCGCTTATGGAGCAGCATATTTATGAACTTGAAAACATGGAAGATAAAATAAAAGATGGACTTCAAGCCGACTCTGAAGCTATAATACAAAACTATATAAAACTAGAAGTACACCCACTATTAGAACATTTCGACTCTGTAAAACCAGAAATACACCAGCATATTGACAACTATTTTAAAACCTTAGATGGTAAGGTTAAAATGGTATATGATAGTAGGAAAAACTTTGACGAAGCGCTTTCTATAATAAACAAACATCTTGCTGAGGTACTGGACAAAAAACAAATAGAAGCACAAAAATTCTATCCGCACTATTACGAGCGTTTTAAAACAGATGGTGTAGAGCACAACCTTTACATAGGTGCCTCTATAGCACCAAAGCAACCTTATAACCCTTTATATCTCGAAAATTTAAGGCTATGGCAACTACAAGCCATGTGCGAAATGGAGAATGAATACTACAAGTTAAACCCTATATTACCATATCAGCTTGATGTAACTTCACTAATATTAGTCTTTAGTTCACCTATATCTATACGTTTCAGGATGGACGAAAAACGTTTTGATGTAGACGGTACTTATAACGCACGCTATGAGGTAGTAAAAAAACGTATAGACAAATCGAATATAAAAGGCACTAATGAACGTATTACAGAAAAAGGCAAAATCACTATTGTATATTCGCAAAAACAAGAAGAAATAGAATACAGGCGCTATATAAAATTTTTACAACACCGAAACCTTGTTGACACCGCTATAGAACAGTTTGAAGTAGAAGATTTACAAGGCGTTACAGGACTTAAAGCCTTGCGAATCTCTCTAATATATAGCCTAGAAAAAACATCTGAAACAACTTATAGTTATGATGATTTACTTAAAGAATTAGCAGATGTTGAGATAAATAAATAA